From Aedes albopictus strain Foshan chromosome 1, AalbF5, whole genome shotgun sequence, one genomic window encodes:
- the LOC109403570 gene encoding T-complex protein 11-like protein 1 isoform X2, whose translation MDSSGSAAESSSSSEAKDIPANIEAAILRARTESEGSDKSGPTRFVLPGTSASPPKILTLDEVQDAVKNIENMTLAHEIAINSDFKLQPYEPPENSLERIIKDTMHKAYWEVLREQLGRQPPCYDMAIQLLADIKDAFQSVLSKNNERALARINEILDETVIRQQAEQGVLDFQVYAKFVIHIMALSCAPVRDEQIAKLKEIQDVVDLFRGILEALQLMKLDMANCLLDAARNDVIANSVEYEKQKFKQFLELYKDGFPETEKWLKRNQVLEQHTAQAEQAAATAGPSATGSDSQNRRSKDTIFNAYLELIDWNTENEFPEMLEMDRDRVIGLQGRASRLCTCASTLAITCAAIPSIAQSADIRKNLAKELAILLQHCNNTKDLDDNIENIWLHVRSVIATRLQELNQSKLDESVEGALKTQILQIAKKESPVRNLMWKRLLAFIQLVLRTNSSIPAPPGFQEFADDIEGLATAFKRISYYNYAVYGEYYHEILNKA comes from the exons ATGGACTCATCAGGGTCCGCAGCTGAATCGTCGTCCTCGAGCGAGGCGAAAGACATTCCGGCCAACATCGAAGCTGCCATTTTGAGGGCACGCACTGAGAGCGAAGGTTCCGATAA ATCCGGTCCAACTCGATTCGTCCTGCCCGGAACATCGGCAAGCCCGCCGAAAATTCTAACCCTAGATGAGGTCCAGGACGCCGTCAAGAACATCGAAAACATGACCCTAGCTCACGAGATTGCCATCAACAGTGACTTCAAGTTGCAGCCGTACGAACCGCCAGAGAACTCGCTGGAGCGTATCATCAAGGACACCATGCACAAGGCGTACTGGGAAGTCCTGCGAGAGCAGCTCGGTCGTCAACCCCCGTGCTACGATATGGCCATCCAGCTGCTGGCCGACATCAAGGATGCCTTCCAGAGTGTTCTTAGCAAAAACAACGAACGTGCCCTAGCCCGGATCAACGAGATCCTCGATGAAACTGTGATACGGCAGCAGGCCGAGCAAGGCGTGCTGGATTTCCAGGTGTACGCCAAGTTTGTGATTCACATTATGGCCCTCTCGTGCGCTCCGGTGCGCGATGAACAGATTGCAAAGTTGAAAGAAATCCAGGATGTCGTAGATCTGTTCCGGGGGATCTTGGAGGCCTTACAGTTGATGAAGCTGGACATGGCCAATTGTTTGCTGGATGCCGCCAGGAACGACGTCATTGCCAACTCGGTCGAATACGAGAAACAGAAATTTAAGCAATTCCTCGAACTTTACAAAGACGGATTTCCGGAAACGGAAAAATGGCTCAAACGTAACCAAGTGCTCGAACAACACACTGCCCAAGCTGAACAGGCGGCGGCGACGGCTGGTCCGTCCGCTACCGGTAGCGATAGTCAAAATCGTCGCTCAAAGGATACCATATTCAATGCCTATTTGGAACTGATCGATTGGAACACGGAAAACGAGTTCCCGGAAATGCTGGAAATGGATCGGGATAGAGTGATCGGCCTGCAGGGACGTGCCTCCCGTCTATGCACCTGCGCTTCAACGCTTGCCATCACGTGTGCTGCCATACCGTCGATCGCCCAATCTGCAGATATTCGCAAGAATCTAGCCAAAGAGCTGGCAATTTTACTGCAACACTGTAACAACACCAAGGACTTGGACGACAACATTGAGAACATTTGGCTCCACGTGCGGTCGGTTATCGCTACCCGGTTGCAAGAGCTCAACCAATCCAAGCTGGATGAATCGGTTGAAGGTGCGCTGAAAACGCAGATTCTTCAAATCGCCAAAAAGGAATCCCCCGTACGGAATCTAATGTGGAAACGCCTTCTTGCTTTCATTCAGCTGGTGCTAAGGACGAACAGTTCCATTCCGGCGCCTCCCGGATTCCAGGAGTTCGCTGACGATATCGAGGGCTTAGCCACGGCGTTCAAGCGGATTTCCTACTACAACTATGCCGTTTACGGAGAGTATTACCATGAAATCTTGAACAAAGCGTAG
- the LOC109403570 gene encoding T-complex protein 11-like protein 1 isoform X1 — protein MPADAFSRMDSSGSAAESSSSSEAKDIPANIEAAILRARTESEGSDKSGPTRFVLPGTSASPPKILTLDEVQDAVKNIENMTLAHEIAINSDFKLQPYEPPENSLERIIKDTMHKAYWEVLREQLGRQPPCYDMAIQLLADIKDAFQSVLSKNNERALARINEILDETVIRQQAEQGVLDFQVYAKFVIHIMALSCAPVRDEQIAKLKEIQDVVDLFRGILEALQLMKLDMANCLLDAARNDVIANSVEYEKQKFKQFLELYKDGFPETEKWLKRNQVLEQHTAQAEQAAATAGPSATGSDSQNRRSKDTIFNAYLELIDWNTENEFPEMLEMDRDRVIGLQGRASRLCTCASTLAITCAAIPSIAQSADIRKNLAKELAILLQHCNNTKDLDDNIENIWLHVRSVIATRLQELNQSKLDESVEGALKTQILQIAKKESPVRNLMWKRLLAFIQLVLRTNSSIPAPPGFQEFADDIEGLATAFKRISYYNYAVYGEYYHEILNKA, from the exons ATGCCAGCTGATGCATTTTCAAG AATGGACTCATCAGGGTCCGCAGCTGAATCGTCGTCCTCGAGCGAGGCGAAAGACATTCCGGCCAACATCGAAGCTGCCATTTTGAGGGCACGCACTGAGAGCGAAGGTTCCGATAA ATCCGGTCCAACTCGATTCGTCCTGCCCGGAACATCGGCAAGCCCGCCGAAAATTCTAACCCTAGATGAGGTCCAGGACGCCGTCAAGAACATCGAAAACATGACCCTAGCTCACGAGATTGCCATCAACAGTGACTTCAAGTTGCAGCCGTACGAACCGCCAGAGAACTCGCTGGAGCGTATCATCAAGGACACCATGCACAAGGCGTACTGGGAAGTCCTGCGAGAGCAGCTCGGTCGTCAACCCCCGTGCTACGATATGGCCATCCAGCTGCTGGCCGACATCAAGGATGCCTTCCAGAGTGTTCTTAGCAAAAACAACGAACGTGCCCTAGCCCGGATCAACGAGATCCTCGATGAAACTGTGATACGGCAGCAGGCCGAGCAAGGCGTGCTGGATTTCCAGGTGTACGCCAAGTTTGTGATTCACATTATGGCCCTCTCGTGCGCTCCGGTGCGCGATGAACAGATTGCAAAGTTGAAAGAAATCCAGGATGTCGTAGATCTGTTCCGGGGGATCTTGGAGGCCTTACAGTTGATGAAGCTGGACATGGCCAATTGTTTGCTGGATGCCGCCAGGAACGACGTCATTGCCAACTCGGTCGAATACGAGAAACAGAAATTTAAGCAATTCCTCGAACTTTACAAAGACGGATTTCCGGAAACGGAAAAATGGCTCAAACGTAACCAAGTGCTCGAACAACACACTGCCCAAGCTGAACAGGCGGCGGCGACGGCTGGTCCGTCCGCTACCGGTAGCGATAGTCAAAATCGTCGCTCAAAGGATACCATATTCAATGCCTATTTGGAACTGATCGATTGGAACACGGAAAACGAGTTCCCGGAAATGCTGGAAATGGATCGGGATAGAGTGATCGGCCTGCAGGGACGTGCCTCCCGTCTATGCACCTGCGCTTCAACGCTTGCCATCACGTGTGCTGCCATACCGTCGATCGCCCAATCTGCAGATATTCGCAAGAATCTAGCCAAAGAGCTGGCAATTTTACTGCAACACTGTAACAACACCAAGGACTTGGACGACAACATTGAGAACATTTGGCTCCACGTGCGGTCGGTTATCGCTACCCGGTTGCAAGAGCTCAACCAATCCAAGCTGGATGAATCGGTTGAAGGTGCGCTGAAAACGCAGATTCTTCAAATCGCCAAAAAGGAATCCCCCGTACGGAATCTAATGTGGAAACGCCTTCTTGCTTTCATTCAGCTGGTGCTAAGGACGAACAGTTCCATTCCGGCGCCTCCCGGATTCCAGGAGTTCGCTGACGATATCGAGGGCTTAGCCACGGCGTTCAAGCGGATTTCCTACTACAACTATGCCGTTTACGGAGAGTATTACCATGAAATCTTGAACAAAGCGTAG